A part of Cryptococcus neoformans var. grubii H99 chromosome 6, complete sequence genomic DNA contains:
- a CDS encoding GTP-binding nuclear protein spi1, which translates to MENTATFKMVLCGDGGKTTFVKRHLTGEFEKKYIATLGVEVHPLTFHTNFGTICFNVWDTAGQEKFGGLRDGYYIQGQCGIIMFDVTSRITYKNVPNWHRDLERVCENIPIVLCGNKVDVKERKVKTGNVTFHRKKNLQYFEISAKSNYNFEKPFLWLARKLVGNQSLEFVAAPALAPPEVQVDQALIAKYEEELKAAANAPLPDEDDADL; encoded by the exons ATGGAGAACACTGCTACCTTCAAAATGGTTTTGTGCGGTGACGGTG GGAAG ACCACCTTTGTCAAGCGTCATTTGACCG GCGAGTTCGAAAAGAAGTACATTG CTACCCTTGGTGTCGAAGTCCACCCCCTTACTTTCCACACCAACTTCGGCACTATCTGCTTCAACGTTTGGGACACTGCGGGTCAAGAGAAGTTTGGAGGTCTTCGTGATGGTTATTACATTCAAGGGCAATGCGGTATCATTATGTTTGACGTCACTTCTCGTATTACTTACAAGAATGTTCCTAACTGGCACCGAGACCTCGAACGAGTGTGCGAAAACATTCCCATCGTCCTCTGTGGCAACAAGGTCGATGTCAAG GAGAGGAAAGTCAAGACTGGTAATGTGACTTTCCACCGCAAGA AGAACCTTCAGTACTTCGAAATCTCGGCAAAGTCTAAC TACAACTTCGAGAAACCATTCCTTTGGCTTGCCAGGAAGCTTGTTGG CAACCAATCTCTTGAGTTTGTGgctgctcctgctcttgCACCTCCTGAGGTTCAGGTTGACCAGGCGCTTATTGCCAAGTATGAAGAGGAACTTAAGGCTGCTGCCAACGCCCCTTTGCCTGATGAG GATGACGCCGATCTTTAG
- a CDS encoding quinate permease, whose amino-acid sequence MGFHIIEDRPTPPAVYNWRVYLMGCCIAFGALTFGYDAAFIGTTITRPGFTAAFGIDEMTASEKINNSANLTSSFTAACFFGAVFAWPMMEAWGRRPALQVSAAIFNIGAIVMTAATHQLSMIYAGRVMTGLGVGIITAVVPSFLAELSPPPIRGVLTGLFEIAYQIGNLIGFWINYGVTHTIDLHSSKSYRIPIAVQLIPGGLFAIGCMFFKESPMLLIKRGREAEAIANLEWLRMLPGDHLYIQEELRMIHARIEEESKVAGGEGKGIKGYFVGCIREMKVPSIRHRFALVLGMMFLQNFSGAITINYYSPSIFKAIGLTDVTLWTGIYGVFKASGAILFFMFGIDRFGRRNPWMLSAACCGLCLIYLGAYIKVGHPGTATVLSESTKKGGNAATAIIMLYALFWSFGGNGLPWIVSAEIFPVRLRSLAGSWAGINQWLASFAATQAFPKMLSKMDWGVFIFFAGVCAATVIFTFIWIPETKGIPIECMDSLFGGPTRHMQWRQKRTYPPNGVPTLAIDLPHHVETPYEGKKEADDFLEHSSV is encoded by the exons ATGGGGTTCCACATCATTGAAGATCGTCCAACGCCACCAGCA GTGTACAACTGGCGGGTATACTTGATGGGATGTTGCATTG CTTTCGGTGCTCTGACATTCGGATATGATGCCGCTTTTATTGGGACTACTATCACGAGGCCTGGCTTTACAGCTGCATTTGGGATAGATGAGATGACAGCCTCGGAGAAGATAAACAATTCTGCAAACTTGACTAGTTCATTTACCGCTGCTTGTTTCTTTGGAGCGGTTTTCGCTTGGCCTA TGATGGAGGCTTGGGGACGACGACCAGCCTTGCAAGTGTCCGCAGCTATATTCAACATCGGAGCCATTGTAATGACTGCCGCCACTCATCAGCTTTCCATGATAT ATGCTGGACGAGTTATGACTGGTCTTGGCGTTGGCATTATCACTGCTGTTgttccctccttcctcgcgGAACTGTCGCCCCCTCCTATTCGAGGTGTTTTGACGGGTCTTTTTGAGATTGCGTATCAAA TTGGCAATCTGATCGGATTTTGG ATCAACTACGGCGTCACGCATACCATCGATCTTCATTCTAGCAAATCCTATCGGATCCCCATTGCCGTACAGCTCATCCCTGGTGGACTGTTCGCAATCGGCTGCATGTTCTTCAAAGAGTCGCCTATGCTTTTGATCAAACGTGGCAGAGAAGCGGAGGCAATTGCAAACCTTGAATGGTTAAGAATGCTACCTGGTGATCATTTGT ATATTCAAGAAGAGCTTAGAATGATTCACGCACgaattgaagaggagagcaAAGTAGCTGggggggaaggaaagggtaTCAAGGGTTATTTCGTGGGCTGCATTCGAGAAATGAAGGTCCCTTCAATCCGTCATCGTTTTGCCCTCGTTCTGGGTATGATGTTCCTTCAAAACTTCTCAGGAGCCATCACCATCA ACTACTATTCCCCTAGTATATTCAAAGCCATCGGTCTTACTGACGTTACCCTTTGGACCGGTATCTACGGTGTTTTCAAGGCCAGCGGTgccattctcttcttcatgttCGGTATTGACAGATTCGGTCGTCGAAATCCTTGGATGCTCTCTGCAGCCTGTTGTGGTCTATGTCTCATCTATTTGGGCGCTTACATCAAGGTCGGTCATCCAGGTACTGCCACAGTCCTTTCCGAATCGACCAAAAAAGGCGGAAATGCTGCCACAGCGATCATCATGCTCTATGCTCTCTTCTGGTCTTTCGGTGGTAACGGATTGCCTTGGATCGTATCCGCTGAGATCTTCCCTGTGAGATTAAGATCTTTGGCAGGCTCTTGGGCTGGTATCAATCAGTGGTTAGCTTCA TTCGCTGCGACTCAAGCATTTCCCAAAATGTTATCGAAGATGGACTGGGgagtcttcatcttcttcgctgGTGTATGTGCAGCAACTGT catcttcaccttcatctgGATCCCTGAAACCAAAGGTATCCCAATCGAATGTATGGATTCACTTTTCGGTGGACCAACAAGGCATATGCAATGGCGGCAAAAGAGAACCTACCCTCCTAACGGTGTCCCTACTCTTGCTATTGATTTGCCACACCATGTTGAGACTCCATacgaggggaagaaggaagccGATGATTTCCTAGAACACAGTTCAGTTTAA
- a CDS encoding BNR/Asp-box repeat family protein: MTTPKIQREYLFKDDPRQPEVHCSTIQAACGVEYVTWFGGTKEGTSDVKIWFAKCTDGRWTPPRVIAGRGDIVHWNPVSFLPDPKGAPGHLYVFYKTGTPIPTWKTYVIETVDGGTTWTEPRELVPGDHSGGRGPQKNPPIVLSNGDWLSGASKEVTLGGGKGLWDAFADIAPSPKEGDTFKQGERWVKAEFIKLPADRGVEGGSFPGEGIIQPSLWESAEKPGHVHMMCRSSIGRIVRADSEDYGRTWTPGYATDLPNNNSGQCVTRLRDGRLVIAVNDVYTNWGPRTPLVLKVSSDDGKTWTSWCTLEDQAPPASFQKVIALETGIVNDGKSEFSYPTVTPTAETDEIGVWVSYTWQRRGIAVCKITDWE; encoded by the exons ATGACCACACCTAAAATACAGCGGGAGTATCTATTCAAAGACGATCCAAGGCAACCCGAAGTGCATTGCTCCACCATACAGGCTGCCTGTGGGGTGGAGTACGTGACATGGTTTGGTGGAACAAAAGAGGGTACTTCAGACGTGAAAATATG GTTCGCAAAGTGCACAGACGGACGCTGGACCCCGCCTCGTGTCATTGCAGGACGCGGTGATATCGTACATTGGAATCCAgtatcttttcttccgGATCCGAAGGGTGCTCCAGGACATCTCTACGTCTTCTACAAGACGGGAACTCCCATTCCGACATGGAAGACATATGTTATAGAGACTGTCGATGGGGGAACTACATGGACAGAGCCTCGAGAGCTGGTACCTGGAGATCACAGTGGTGGTAGAGGTCCTCAGAAGAACCCTCCAATTGTCTTGTCCAATGGTGACTGGCTTTCGGGCGCAAGTAAAGAAGTCACGCTgggtggaggaaagggtCTTTGGGACGCATTCGCAGATATAGCCCCCAGCcccaaggaaggagatacATTCAAGCAGGGCGAGAGGTGGGTCAAAGCCGAGTTCATCAAGCTGCCAGCAGATAGAGGTGTTGAAGGAGGATCTTTCCCCGGGGAAGGAATCATCCAACCGTCATTGTGGGAATCTGCTGAAAAACCAGGACACGTACACATGATGTGTCGGAGCTCTATTGGGAGGATCGTCCGTGCAGATTCAGAGGATTACGGAAGAACCTGGACACCAGGTTATGCAACAGATTTGCCAAACAACAATTCAG GTCAGTGCGTTACCCGTCTTAGAGATGGTCGGCTGGTGATCGCCGTCAATGATGTATATACGAACTGGGGCCCTCGAACGCCCCTGGTACTGAAAGTGAGCTCTGATGACGGCAAAACGTGGACTTCTTGGTGCACTTTGGAGGATCAAGCGCCGCCAGCAAGTTTCCAGAAGGTCATAGCACTTGAGACTGGGATCGTGAACGACGGCAAATCAGAGTTCTC ATATCCTACGGTAACTCCGACGGCCGAAACTGACGAGATTGGCGTTTGGGTGAGCTATACATGGCAAAGGAGAGGTATCGCAGTATGTAAGATAACGGATTGGGAGTGA